From a single Pasteurella atlantica genomic region:
- the mglB gene encoding galactose/glucose ABC transporter substrate-binding protein MglB — protein MKKTFLSAVALAVGFGAVATASAKDIPIGVTIYKYDDNFMALMRQEIEKEAQALGGIKLSMNDSQNQQSIQNDQIDGLLSRDPIVKALAINLVDPGAAKTVIRKAKGDDVPIVFFNRDPGTKALDTYDKAYFVGTNPEESGVMQGQLIAKQWKAHPEFDLNKDGKIQFALLKGEPGHPDAEARTKFVIKELNDQGFKTDELFIDTGMWDASMAKDKMQSWLSNPKGKDIEVVICNNDGMAMGAFNAIKAAGKKLPIFGVDALPEVLQMVKKGEILGTVLNDGVNQGKAVMQLSKNLAEGKAPTEGMTYKLNGKRINVPYVAVDADNLKDFLK, from the coding sequence ATGAAAAAAACGTTTTTAAGTGCTGTGGCATTAGCAGTTGGTTTTGGTGCGGTAGCAACAGCATCTGCAAAAGACATTCCAATCGGTGTAACAATTTACAAATACGACGATAACTTTATGGCATTAATGCGTCAAGAGATTGAAAAAGAAGCCCAAGCTCTTGGTGGTATTAAATTAAGTATGAATGACTCTCAAAATCAACAATCAATTCAAAATGACCAAATTGATGGTTTGCTTTCAAGAGATCCTATTGTTAAAGCATTAGCAATCAACTTAGTTGACCCAGGTGCAGCAAAAACAGTTATTCGTAAAGCAAAAGGTGACGATGTGCCAATCGTATTCTTTAACCGTGATCCGGGTACAAAAGCACTTGATACTTATGACAAAGCATATTTTGTTGGAACAAATCCTGAAGAATCTGGTGTAATGCAAGGTCAATTAATTGCAAAACAATGGAAAGCTCATCCTGAATTTGATTTAAATAAAGATGGTAAAATCCAATTTGCTTTATTAAAAGGTGAACCTGGACACCCAGATGCAGAAGCTCGTACTAAATTTGTTATCAAAGAATTAAATGATCAAGGTTTCAAAACTGATGAATTATTTATCGATACAGGTATGTGGGATGCATCAATGGCAAAAGATAAAATGCAATCTTGGTTATCTAACCCTAAAGGTAAAGATATCGAAGTTGTTATCTGTAACAACGATGGTATGGCAATGGGTGCATTCAATGCAATTAAAGCTGCGGGTAAAAAATTACCAATCTTTGGTGTAGATGCACTTCCTGAAGTTTTACAAATGGTTAAGAAAGGGGAAATTCTTGGTACCGTACTTAACGATGGTGTAAACCAAGGTAAAGCAGTTATGCAACTTTCTAAAAACTTAGCAGAAGGCAAAGCGCCAACTGAAGGTATGACTTACAAACTTAACGGTAAACGTATCAACGTTCCTTATGTTGCAGTTGATGCAGATAACTTAAAAGACTTTTTAAAATAA
- the mglA gene encoding galactose/methyl galactoside ABC transporter ATP-binding protein MglA: MTAQNTASKPKGEVLLEMTNVSKTFPGVKALDQANLTVRSYSVHALMGENGAGKSTLLKCLFGIYAKDEGEILFLGKPVDFKTSKEALENGISMVHQELNLVRQQSVMDNIWLGRYPTKGGFIDHKKMYNDTKVIFDELDINVDPKEKVGKLSVSQMQMVEIAKAFSYNAKIVIMDEPTSSLSEKEVDHLFKIIKKLQDRGCGIIYISHKMDEIFKICDEVTVLRDGKWINSVSVADCTIDDIVAMMVGRELTQRFPPKSNTPKEVILEVEGLTATNQPSIQDVSFNLHKGEILGIAGLVGARRTDIVETIFGVRQRKSGTIKLHDKIVKNNTALEAINHGFALVTEERRATGIYSNLSIEFNSLISNMKTYLGKFGLLSNQKMKSDTQWVIDSMNVKTPSHQTSIGSLSGGNQQKVVIGRWLLTQPEILMLDEPTRGIDIGAKFEIYQLIMDLANKDKGIIMISSEMPELLGVTDRILVMSNGRVAGIVNTAETSQEEILQLAAKYL; this comes from the coding sequence ATGACAGCACAAAATACAGCATCAAAGCCTAAAGGTGAAGTGCTACTAGAAATGACAAATGTCAGTAAAACCTTTCCCGGAGTAAAAGCACTTGACCAAGCAAATTTAACTGTCCGTTCTTATTCTGTTCACGCCTTAATGGGTGAAAATGGTGCAGGAAAATCAACATTATTAAAGTGTTTATTTGGTATTTATGCCAAAGATGAAGGGGAAATTCTTTTTTTAGGAAAGCCAGTAGATTTTAAAACGTCAAAAGAAGCCCTTGAAAATGGGATCTCTATGGTTCACCAAGAACTAAACTTAGTTCGTCAACAAAGCGTTATGGATAATATATGGCTGGGACGTTATCCAACCAAAGGTGGCTTTATTGACCATAAAAAAATGTATAACGATACTAAGGTTATTTTTGATGAGTTGGATATTAATGTTGATCCAAAAGAAAAAGTAGGAAAATTATCTGTTTCTCAGATGCAGATGGTTGAAATTGCCAAAGCGTTTTCCTATAACGCAAAAATCGTTATTATGGATGAACCCACCTCTTCTCTTTCTGAAAAAGAAGTGGATCACTTATTTAAAATTATTAAAAAATTACAAGATCGTGGCTGTGGAATTATTTATATTTCTCACAAAATGGACGAAATCTTTAAAATTTGTGATGAAGTCACCGTTTTACGAGATGGTAAATGGATAAATAGTGTTTCAGTCGCAGATTGTACTATTGATGATATTGTTGCAATGATGGTTGGACGTGAATTAACTCAGCGTTTTCCGCCAAAATCAAATACACCAAAAGAAGTTATTTTAGAAGTAGAAGGATTAACCGCAACTAATCAGCCATCAATTCAAGATGTGAGTTTTAATCTCCATAAAGGTGAAATTTTAGGTATTGCTGGCTTAGTGGGAGCAAGACGAACTGATATTGTAGAAACCATTTTTGGTGTTCGCCAACGCAAAAGTGGTACCATTAAATTACACGATAAAATCGTTAAAAATAATACTGCTCTGGAGGCAATCAACCACGGATTTGCTCTTGTAACAGAAGAACGCCGTGCGACTGGTATTTACTCCAATTTAAGTATTGAATTTAACTCATTGATCTCAAATATGAAAACCTATTTAGGAAAATTTGGACTACTAAGTAATCAAAAAATGAAAAGTGATACACAGTGGGTCATTGATTCAATGAATGTTAAAACGCCTTCTCATCAAACGAGTATTGGTTCATTATCTGGTGGTAATCAACAAAAAGTCGTCATTGGTCGTTGGTTATTAACTCAGCCTGAAATATTAATGCTCGACGAACCTACTCGAGGTATTGATATTGGAGCAAAATTTGAAATTTATCAACTCATTATGGATCTTGCCAATAAAGACAAAGGTATTATTATGATTTCATCAGAAATGCCTGAACTTTTAGGGGTAACAGATCGAATATTAGTAATGAGTAACGGACGAGTTGCGGGGATTGTCAATACAGCAGAAACCTCGCAAGAAGAAATTTTACAGTTAGCGGCTAAATATCTATAG
- the mglC gene encoding galactose/methyl galactoside ABC transporter permease MglC → MSALKQNKSLDFLKQNAIYFVLLVLLSVIITQDSSFLSLRNFSNILTQSSVRLIIALGVAGLLVTQGTDLSAGRQVGLTAVVSATLLQAMDNVNRVFPDLGEIPIPVVILIVCVIGAIIGLLNGFIIAILNVTPFIATLGTMIIVYGINSLYYDSVGASPIAGFSDAFLDFTQNFFRIGSFKLSYITIYAAIITVLVWIMWNKTRFGKNIFAIGGNPEAARVSGVNVTRNLIVIYMIAGMLYAFAGMLEGGRVGSATNNLGFMYELDAIAACVVGGVSFAGGVGTVAGVVTGVLIFTLINYGLTYIGVNPYWQYIIKGSIIIFAVAIDSLKYAKKK, encoded by the coding sequence ATGTCAGCCTTAAAACAAAATAAATCACTTGATTTTTTAAAACAAAACGCTATTTACTTTGTCTTGTTAGTATTACTTTCTGTCATTATTACACAAGATTCAAGTTTCTTAAGTTTACGTAACTTTAGTAATATTTTAACTCAATCATCGGTACGTTTAATTATCGCACTTGGTGTGGCAGGATTACTGGTAACACAAGGAACCGACTTATCAGCAGGTCGTCAGGTGGGGCTTACCGCTGTAGTTTCTGCAACATTATTACAGGCAATGGATAACGTAAACCGAGTATTCCCTGATCTTGGTGAAATTCCAATTCCTGTTGTTATCTTAATTGTATGTGTAATCGGTGCAATTATTGGATTATTAAATGGTTTTATTATTGCAATTTTAAATGTAACTCCGTTTATTGCTACATTAGGGACAATGATCATCGTTTATGGTATTAACTCCCTTTACTATGATTCAGTAGGTGCATCACCTATCGCTGGATTTAGTGACGCATTCTTAGATTTCACCCAAAACTTCTTTAGAATAGGATCATTTAAACTCTCCTACATTACCATTTATGCCGCCATTATTACGGTCTTAGTATGGATTATGTGGAATAAAACCCGCTTTGGTAAAAATATCTTTGCAATCGGTGGAAACCCAGAAGCGGCTCGTGTATCGGGTGTAAACGTAACGCGTAATCTCATCGTTATTTATATGATTGCAGGTATGTTATACGCTTTCGCAGGTATGCTTGAAGGTGGACGTGTAGGAAGTGCAACTAATAACCTTGGTTTTATGTACGAACTTGATGCCATCGCCGCCTGTGTGGTTGGGGGCGTATCCTTTGCTGGTGGTGTGGGTACTGTTGCTGGTGTTGTGACTGGGGTATTAATCTTTACCCTTATCAACTACGGTTTAACTTATATCGGTGTAAACCCATATTGGCAATATATTATCAAAGGTAGTATTATCATTTTCGCTGTTGCAATTGATAGCTTAAAATATGCGAAGAAAAAATAA
- a CDS encoding DUF3944 domain-containing protein, whose product MAYRYDPDLDFLQHLESDDLKELYDVLVYDKDGDRRLTETLSVSNERKEYGSNYSIYWERIAEELQCYGANTFVTLLRFGKGVTYHEILCDVCDKLKVNYNKNSAIEKIEQHLLMKILEKSLEEMSSSEKQELARSIGIKNTDNVTPELLTAAFLKIFKLGGFKSYQLTVIVVNAILKALIGRGLSFAGNATLTRTMAVLTGPIGWVITGLWTAIDIAGPAYRVTIPAVITVIGLRQKYINRHMLSELNIE is encoded by the coding sequence ATGGCTTATCGTTATGATCCCGATTTAGATTTTTTACAACACCTTGAGTCTGATGATTTAAAAGAACTTTATGATGTTTTAGTTTACGATAAAGATGGTGATAGACGTTTAACAGAAACATTATCAGTATCAAATGAACGTAAAGAATATGGTAGTAATTATTCCATCTATTGGGAGCGTATTGCTGAGGAATTACAATGCTATGGAGCGAATACTTTTGTAACGTTACTGAGATTTGGAAAGGGGGTGACCTATCACGAAATTTTATGTGATGTTTGTGATAAATTGAAAGTTAATTATAATAAAAACTCAGCAATAGAAAAAATAGAGCAACATTTATTGATGAAGATTTTAGAAAAATCTTTGGAAGAGATGTCTTCTTCTGAAAAGCAAGAGTTAGCCCGTAGTATTGGCATTAAAAATACGGATAATGTTACACCTGAATTATTAACAGCAGCATTCTTGAAAATTTTTAAATTGGGTGGCTTTAAATCATATCAACTCACAGTTATTGTGGTTAATGCAATTTTAAAAGCATTGATTGGACGAGGATTATCTTTTGCAGGTAATGCTACCTTGACTAGAACAATGGCTGTTTTAACAGGTCCTATTGGTTGGGTAATAACTGGATTGTGGACGGCTATTGATATTGCAGGTCCTGCGTATCGTGTTACAATACCTGCGGTAATAACTGTTATTGGATTAAGACAAAAATATATTAATCGACATATGCTATCTGAACTCAATATTGAATAA
- a CDS encoding helix-turn-helix domain-containing protein — MISTRKKQGITQQQIANKLNKPQSYIAKIERCERKLDILEFIELCEAMNTSPITILQKFVN; from the coding sequence TTGATTTCTACACGAAAGAAGCAAGGAATAACCCAACAGCAAATTGCAAATAAATTAAATAAACCACAATCATATATTGCAAAAATTGAGCGCTGTGAAAGAAAACTTGATATTTTAGAATTTATTGAACTATGTGAAGCAATGAATACTAGTCCAATAACTATTTTACAAAAATTTGTAAATTGA
- the argG gene encoding argininosuccinate synthase — protein MSSTILESIPFGKKVGIAFSGGLDTSAALLWMRQKGTVPYAYTANLGQPDEEDYDAIPQKAIEYGAEKARLIDCRSQLAHEGIVAIQCGAFHISTGGMPYFNTTPLGRAVTGTMLVASMQQDGVNIWGDGSTYKGNDIERFYRYGLITNPDLKIYKPWLDELFINELGGRSEMSQFLIKNGFDYKMSVEKAYSTDSNMLGATHEAKDLEDLDTSIKIVKPIMGVAFWDENIKIETEEVKISFEEGIPVALNGKRFDDLVELFLEANRIGGRHGLGMSDQIENRIIEAKSRGIYEAPGMALLHIAYERLVTGIHNEDTIEQYRINGLRLGRLLYQGRWFDSQALMLRETAQRWVAKAITGDVTLELRRGNDYLILDTQSPNLTYQAEHLSMEKVEDAPFTATDRIGQLTMRNLDIKDTRDKLGLYTQTGLISSKNNIIPLLD, from the coding sequence ATGTCTAGTACAATTTTAGAATCTATACCATTTGGTAAAAAAGTGGGAATCGCATTTTCAGGTGGTTTAGATACCAGTGCAGCTTTACTTTGGATGCGTCAAAAAGGAACGGTACCCTATGCTTACACAGCAAATTTAGGTCAACCAGATGAAGAAGATTATGATGCAATCCCTCAAAAAGCAATAGAATATGGGGCAGAAAAAGCGCGATTAATTGATTGCCGCAGCCAACTTGCTCACGAAGGTATTGTTGCCATTCAATGTGGTGCATTTCACATTTCTACAGGTGGAATGCCCTATTTTAATACGACGCCTTTAGGACGTGCAGTTACAGGAACAATGCTTGTGGCATCAATGCAACAAGATGGTGTAAATATTTGGGGAGATGGTAGCACTTATAAAGGAAATGATATTGAACGTTTTTATCGTTATGGTCTAATCACTAATCCTGATCTCAAAATATACAAACCTTGGTTAGATGAACTGTTTATTAACGAATTAGGTGGACGTTCTGAAATGTCACAATTTTTAATCAAGAATGGTTTTGATTATAAAATGTCCGTTGAAAAAGCCTATTCCACAGATTCTAATATGCTTGGAGCCACTCACGAAGCAAAAGATTTAGAAGATTTAGACACCAGTATCAAAATTGTAAAACCTATTATGGGTGTTGCGTTTTGGGATGAAAATATAAAAATTGAAACAGAAGAAGTAAAAATTAGTTTCGAAGAAGGCATTCCCGTTGCATTAAATGGCAAACGTTTTGATGATTTGGTTGAATTATTTTTAGAAGCGAATCGTATTGGGGGTAGACACGGATTAGGAATGTCAGATCAAATTGAAAACCGTATTATTGAAGCAAAATCTCGTGGCATTTATGAAGCACCGGGAATGGCACTATTACATATTGCTTATGAACGTTTAGTCACAGGTATTCATAATGAAGATACCATTGAGCAATATCGTATCAATGGTTTACGTCTAGGACGTTTACTCTATCAAGGTCGCTGGTTTGATTCACAAGCATTAATGTTACGTGAAACCGCACAGCGTTGGGTTGCCAAAGCAATTACTGGTGACGTCACATTGGAATTACGTCGTGGTAACGATTATTTAATATTAGACACTCAATCACCAAACCTAACCTATCAAGCAGAACATTTAAGTATGGAAAAAGTGGAAGATGCACCCTTTACAGCGACAGATCGTATTGGTCAATTAACTATGCGTAATCTTGATATTAAAGATACTCGTGACAAACTCGGACTTTATACCCAAACAGGACTAATTTCGAGTAAAAACAATATTATTCCACTTTTAGATTAG
- a CDS encoding YaiI/YqxD family protein, giving the protein MKIYIDADACPKTLRDFICKSVMRTKTTAIFVSNSFINLPRSPFISIKVVEKGFDIADNYIVEQAEKNDLAITSDIPLANDLINKGVAVINFKGLEYNKDNIKQNLGMRDFMDMMRSTGVLEPSQMGKQKPFSDKDKKIFADTFNRLHTKLSRICN; this is encoded by the coding sequence ATGAAAATTTATATAGATGCGGATGCTTGTCCAAAAACATTACGAGATTTTATTTGTAAATCGGTAATGCGAACCAAAACTACTGCAATATTTGTAAGTAATAGTTTTATCAATTTGCCACGTTCGCCTTTTATTAGCATTAAAGTGGTTGAAAAAGGCTTTGATATTGCGGATAACTATATCGTGGAACAGGCTGAAAAAAATGATTTAGCGATAACCAGTGATATTCCTTTGGCGAATGATCTTATTAACAAAGGTGTGGCGGTAATTAATTTTAAAGGACTAGAGTACAATAAGGATAATATTAAGCAAAATCTAGGGATGCGTGATTTTATGGATATGATGCGTAGTACGGGCGTGCTTGAACCTTCTCAAATGGGTAAACAAAAACCATTTTCTGATAAAGATAAGAAAATATTTGCAGATACATTTAATCGACTACATACAAAATTATCAAGAATATGCAATTAA
- the yejK gene encoding nucleoid-associated protein YejK, whose amino-acid sequence MSINVTEIVLHQLTQTESETPELKTVLREKLLEVTPEVEQMMLQLHQAYQGKAKGYGLFQENSNFAQELNRLLEQENDFLPFSYSCTKMLATELVKYPFASGGSFILCRYNFLATDYLFIALIDNRTSMLVDEQLEIKRTQYLEMAQYDIACRINLTELKLDAQSNRYLTFIKGRVGRKVADFFMDFLGAEAGLDPKVQNQTLLQAVHDYCDQGELNADQTKAVKTQVFDYCKGQINSGEEIAIQELANEIPTLNDQNFAQFTQTQDYDLEDSIPPIRNTLKALTKYSGSGKGVTLSFDAQLLNERVIWDELNDTLTIKEIPANLRDQLQRNK is encoded by the coding sequence ATGAGTATAAATGTAACAGAAATTGTTCTCCACCAATTGACACAAACTGAAAGCGAAACACCTGAATTAAAAACAGTTTTAAGAGAAAAATTATTAGAGGTTACGCCTGAAGTTGAGCAGATGATGTTACAACTTCATCAAGCCTATCAAGGAAAAGCCAAAGGCTATGGCTTATTTCAAGAGAATTCAAATTTTGCTCAGGAATTAAATCGTTTATTAGAACAAGAAAATGATTTTTTACCCTTTAGTTATAGCTGTACCAAAATGTTGGCAACGGAATTGGTAAAATATCCATTTGCCAGTGGTGGTTCTTTTATTTTGTGTCGTTATAATTTTTTAGCAACTGATTATCTATTTATTGCATTAATTGATAACCGAACCTCTATGTTAGTGGATGAACAATTAGAAATTAAACGTACCCAATATTTAGAAATGGCACAATATGACATTGCTTGTCGTATTAATTTAACAGAATTAAAGCTAGATGCACAATCTAACCGCTATTTGACCTTTATCAAAGGACGAGTGGGACGAAAAGTAGCAGATTTTTTTATGGATTTTTTAGGCGCAGAAGCAGGGCTTGATCCGAAAGTACAAAACCAAACCTTGTTACAAGCAGTTCACGATTATTGCGATCAAGGTGAACTAAATGCAGATCAAACCAAAGCAGTAAAAACACAAGTTTTTGATTATTGTAAAGGTCAAATTAACAGTGGTGAAGAAATCGCTATTCAAGAATTAGCCAATGAAATTCCTACCTTAAATGATCAAAATTTTGCACAATTTACTCAAACTCAAGATTATGATTTAGAAGACTCTATTCCCCCTATTCGCAATACATTAAAAGCCTTAACTAAATATTCAGGTTCAGGAAAAGGGGTTACTCTCAGTTTTGATGCTCAATTATTAAACGAGCGAGTGATTTGGGACGAACTAAATGACACTTTAACAATCAAAGAAATACCCGCAAATTTGCGAGATCAACTTCAACGCAATAAATAA
- the bamE gene encoding outer membrane protein assembly factor BamE, with protein MKIKSLLATILLMMGVTACSTLEKVVYRIDVPQGNYLEQEKVDQLKVGMNQEQVLYLLGTPLLKDIFAQNRWDYVFIKRKGHQDPVQRTLFIYFDHSGLVSDIQLDKPLKEK; from the coding sequence ATGAAAATAAAATCACTTTTAGCAACAATCTTACTTATGATGGGCGTAACAGCCTGTTCAACATTAGAAAAAGTCGTGTATCGTATTGATGTACCTCAAGGTAATTATTTAGAGCAAGAAAAGGTCGATCAATTAAAGGTAGGAATGAATCAAGAACAAGTACTCTATTTACTTGGCACACCACTATTAAAAGATATATTTGCACAAAACCGCTGGGATTATGTTTTTATCAAACGTAAAGGACATCAAGACCCTGTTCAACGTACTTTATTTATTTACTTTGATCATAGTGGACTGGTAAGCGATATCCAGCTAGATAAACCACTTAAAGAGAAATAA
- a CDS encoding transcription antiterminator/RNA stability regulator CspE: MSKLTGIVKWFNSEKGFGFITPSNGGKDVFVHFSGIVGDNYRTLNENDNVEFEVQDSQRGPSAVDVKII, from the coding sequence ATGTCTAAATTAACTGGTATCGTAAAATGGTTCAATTCTGAAAAAGGTTTTGGTTTCATCACTCCATCTAATGGTGGAAAAGATGTATTCGTTCACTTTTCTGGAATCGTTGGTGACAACTACAGAACATTAAACGAAAATGATAACGTTGAATTTGAAGTTCAAGATAGTCAACGTGGTCCATCAGCAGTAGATGTAAAAATTATCTAA
- a CDS encoding HlyD family efflux transporter periplasmic adaptor subunit yields the protein MRDLSKEIHQPKKSKTFLFLISLFLIALLVWSYNTQFARVVRASGKVVSAARTQIVQNLEGGILTALYVKEGDSIQKGQVLAQFDPTRFQILVEESEKKIATYTLRKLRLQQEINRQNELKVPALYLKEYPDLVKSEQILLSSRLKELQSRQDNLEHLITLKKQEYNKLKKFNHGGAVSSIELLNTQQKLANLRADLENFLATRYKEQAESLSKAVSEISLLKETIKTAKDQLARTIVRAPSSGTVNQVFFSTVGAVVRPGQTILEIVPNDGSILVETRVAPKDIGYVVLNMKTSLKLTAYDYSIYGTLLGKVTKIGADTVPDENTRDKRRNYVVTIAINPNSLSKWQARKLDIRTGMIVEAELEAGSMRIIDYILRPLLKTRDALASI from the coding sequence ATGCGTGATTTAAGTAAAGAGATACATCAACCTAAAAAAAGTAAAACTTTTTTATTCCTTATTTCTCTTTTTTTGATTGCCTTACTTGTATGGTCATATAATACTCAATTTGCTCGTGTGGTAAGAGCGAGTGGTAAAGTTGTTTCTGCCGCAAGAACGCAAATCGTACAAAACCTTGAAGGTGGTATTTTAACTGCACTTTATGTAAAAGAAGGTGATAGTATTCAAAAAGGACAAGTTTTAGCTCAGTTTGATCCAACTCGCTTTCAAATTTTAGTGGAAGAATCAGAAAAGAAAATTGCTACCTATACATTAAGAAAATTACGTTTACAACAAGAGATTAATCGGCAAAATGAGTTAAAAGTTCCTGCTTTATACCTCAAAGAATATCCTGATTTAGTGAAAAGTGAGCAAATATTATTATCTTCACGTTTAAAAGAATTACAGTCTCGTCAAGATAATCTTGAACATTTAATTACACTGAAAAAACAGGAATATAATAAACTTAAAAAGTTTAATCATGGTGGAGCGGTATCTTCTATTGAGTTATTAAATACCCAACAAAAACTGGCTAATTTACGAGCAGACTTGGAGAATTTCTTAGCTACTCGCTATAAAGAACAAGCAGAAAGCCTTTCAAAGGCAGTATCAGAAATTTCTCTTCTTAAAGAAACGATTAAAACGGCAAAAGATCAACTTGCACGTACAATTGTGCGTGCTCCTTCTTCAGGAACGGTGAATCAAGTATTTTTCTCAACAGTGGGAGCAGTTGTTCGTCCAGGACAAACTATTTTAGAAATTGTGCCTAATGATGGTAGTATTTTAGTAGAAACACGGGTTGCTCCTAAAGATATTGGTTATGTTGTACTAAATATGAAAACTTCTTTAAAATTAACTGCTTATGATTATAGCATTTACGGAACCTTGTTAGGTAAAGTCACTAAAATTGGTGCAGATACTGTACCAGATGAAAATACAAGAGACAAAAGACGTAATTATGTTGTGACTATTGCGATTAACCCTAATTCTCTTTCTAAATGGCAGGCTAGAAAGCTAGATATTCGTACAGGTATGATAGTTGAAGCAGAATTAGAAGCAGGCAGTATGCGAATTATTGATTATATTTTACGTCCATTATTAAAAACTCGTGATGCTTTGGCATCAATTTAA